The Falco peregrinus isolate bFalPer1 chromosome 1, bFalPer1.pri, whole genome shotgun sequence genome has a window encoding:
- the SLC25A29 gene encoding mitochondrial basic amino acids transporter isoform X2: MMGLTFINALVFGVQGNTLRALGKDTPLNQFLAGSAAGAIQCVICCPMELAKTRMQLQGTGEYKLKMKNYKNSLDCLIKIYQKEGLRGINRGMVSTLIRETPSFGFYFLTYDCMTRYLGCEAEDNYVIPKLLFSGGMSGIVSWLSTYPMDVIKSRLQADGVGGVTQYNGILDCVKKSYHEEGWRVFTRGLTSTLLRAFPVNAATFATVTVFLMYMRSEDNLRECEPVIQQPSSL; encoded by the coding sequence ATGATGGGACTTACCTTCATTAATGCACTTGTGTTCGGTGTACAAGGAAACACACTTCGTGCTCTTGGAAAAGACACTCCTCTAAACCAGTTCCTTGCAGGGTCAGCAGCAGGGGCTATCCAGTGCGTCATCTGCTGTCCCATGGAGTTGGCAAAGACAAGAATGCAGCTTCAAGGAACAGGGGAATacaaactaaaaatgaaaaactataAAAATTCTCTGGATTGTTTGATCAAAATCTATCAGAAGGAAGGGCTGAGGGGCATCAACAGGGGTATGGTCTCTACACTCATAAGAGAGACTCCAAGCTTTGGCTTTTACTTCCTGACCTATGACTGCATGACCAGGTATTTAGGCTGTGAAGCTGAGGACAATTACGTTATTCCCAAACTGCTGTTTTCCGGAGGGATGTCGGGAATTGTGTCCTGGCTCTCAACCTATCCCATGGACGTGATCAAATCCCGACTTCAGGCTGATGGAGTCGGAGGCGTTACACAGTACAACGGCATTTTAGACTGTGTCAAGAAGAGTTACCATGAAGAAGGCTGGAGGGTGTTCACAAGAGGTCTTACTTCCACACTTCTCCGTGCTTTCCCTGTCAACGCAGCTACCTTTGCTACTGTCACCGTGTTCCTAATGTATATGAGGTCAGAAGACAACCTTCGTGAATGTGAACCAGTAATCCAGCAGCCTTCCAGTTTGTGA